The genomic window TGGGATCTGAAAAAGTCAGATTCCTTTAACTTAAAGTAGCCACAGGTGtaaatgtttctgatttttaaatggtGAAAGCAATCAGAAGGGACTGGAAGTGCACTTGCACAAAGGGAGCGCTGACTAAAGCAAGCTGGGCAGTTGGTCAGAAAATCGCATCTACAGCCCTTGGTGTGGAAGAGGAGATGTTTGCTGGCATGGGGAGTGCAGAGTTCACAGCAGATGATGTTCCCCATTGCAGGTTTGCATTTTGATGGCTCTGTTTGCTTACAGACTGGAAAGCACTTAGGAGACCTTGatgtaaaatagaaaacagtatATTTTTAACCCATACGTGTAAGTAATCTTAAGTACTTGCCTTTCCAAACAGAATTACCTGCAGGTAGCACTGAGTTTCAGTCACAGGAACAAGGTGCTTTTGACCTGATGGAGATGTATCTGCCAAATCTAAAATGTGCTGCCTGTGTAAATTTAGACTCACTGTGCAAAAATTCCACTGAAATTTGCTGTAAAAAAAAGTCCATTCATGATCCTTGCAGGTGGCTCATGCTCTCTTCCTTGTCTCCTAGCTGCACATAGCCGCAGCCAATGGTTATCTGCATGCAGCTGAAGTCCTTCTTGACCAGGGGGCAAGCCTGGATGTGAAGGACTGGGATGGCTGGGAACCTCTTCACGCTGCAGCTTTCTGGGGACAGGTAAGGATTCTGATGCAAATGTCAGCTACGAGGGTGACATTGCTCTCTGCCTGGACAGACTGTGGAGCACTCTGCCAATGGAAGCAATCTGTGGTAGGAATTGGTGCACGGTGACAGATGATAGCCCTGGAGCTCCAGAAAGAACCTCTTGCTGAGAATGCTTGGGGAGAGTATCTCTGTGTGGTTGAATGGTGGGAACTGTGTTTAACATCGTATACATACCAGAATAATTTGAGGCGAGTTGAGTATGCATACCATTGCCTCTTATCTTTTGCCAGCTTTTTAGTTTTGAGGCAGAAAAATGATTGCCTCAAATACTTCTGTCAACTggctttctttcccttcctttagaTGCAGATGGCTGAGTTACTCGTGTCCCATGGGGCTAGCCTGAGTGCCAGGACATCTTTGGATGAGATGCCAATAGGTGAGTTTACTGAGATTAAAAAAGGAGATCAAAGTCACTAAGAAAAGTGTTCAGAAGCTCTTTGCTTTAAGCTTACCAGGGTGTTCAGATGGTGCTTTCAGAAGCATTAGCGTTTCATTTTTCACATGTCTAGAATCAAAGCTGTAGGGAATTTAAGGGGACTGAAGTTTTAAAGAGCCTGattcattatttctgaaaatagttCCTCCtggtcatttaaaaaaaataaaaaataatttcttgagCACTgagtttttatcttttttgcACTCATGTCATCCCACTGTTCCTGTGCTTTGGAGTCTCCCTGCTCCTGCATTGTGGTCGTGggtgtgccccacagcagcagggttTGGAGTACCGCTTCTGAAACTGCTGAGTGTAGCCCTAAGACTTACATGtctccagctctgccctgaTGGAATGAAGTGTGGCAACGTGTTGGggctggagaagaaaaacacacacaattCCTGGAACAGATTGGAAGCAGGAGTGCCAAAGTGCTAGCACCTGACCAGGTGTATTATAATCttatgctgtgttttcttttgccaGAAGGTTTGAGTCTTAACTGGAAAATCCATATGTTCTTGTTTTGTATGATAGAAGTTCTTGTCTTCTACCCTGACctgctctgcttttgtctgttctCCTTAATTTTGGAGGCTTAAGTAAAAAAGCTGCACTCAGGGGAGGTACAGTCTGATTATTAGggaaatttattttccttctaccTTGAAGCTTTGAGACACTGCTCAGTATCTCTCACCCATTCATAGGAAGAGGCACAGCCTGCTACCAGAGGTAGGACAAGGCCTATCTGAATAGCTGGATCATTGCAAAGCTGAGCCACGATCAGTAGCTCTTGCTTTCTGGTCCCATTTAGGTGTCCAAACCATTGTGCCTACCACTGTTTGTTTGGAGGCAAATGTGCCTAAGCATATTTTGCTTGaatttccctccttcctctgagCATGTGGAGTTTTATTTACTAGAAAGGCATAACTGTTAACACGGTGTTAATGACACCACATTTGAATGCTTTGACTTGTGGCTTGGTCTGTGTGTCCCTTAGATCTGTGTGAAGAAGAGGAATTCAAAGTATTACTTCTGGAGTTGAAACACAAGCATGATGTGATAATGAAGTCTCAGATGAGGCATAAATCTTCCCTGAGCCGAAGGACCTCCAGCACTGGCAGCCGGGGGTGAGTGGCCAAGATGTTATCTTCAGACACCGTTTGCAAATGTCTTTATAAGATGTTTTCTAGACATCAAAGCAGTCCTGCTGACCACAGAGCTCCCTAAACAGCCCCTGGGCCTTTGCCCTCTGCATTTACTCCACTGGTTGCAGAATAGATCCATTAGATGAGCTGTGTgagatcgtagaatcattaacgttggagaagaccactgaaatcaccaagtccaaccccagcccctcccaccatgcccactaaccgtgttcctcagtgccacatctccatgatTCTTGAAAACTTCTCacttcttcttttcttgaaaatcacCCACCTTTGCAGTATTACTTTAAAACTCTTTAAAATTCCTCCCACCTTTAATATCCACACAAGTGCCTTTGTCTGCTTTGCGTGGGTGCCAGGAAACTAAATTCACGTTACATTCCAGTGGGAGATGCTAGGAAGCacgaggagaggctgagaagaGCTACAGGGTGAGGAGAACTTGCATGCCCCgctcacagccctgtgctccttCCCCCTGCCCAACAGGAAAGTGGTGAGGAGGGCCAGCCTCTCCGACCGGACAAACCTCTACAGGAAGGAGTGCGAGAAGGAGGCCATCGtgtggcagcagctgggggccgcagaagaaggaaggaactCGGGTCTCATTGGAGAAATTGGAGAGACTCGGTCTGACCAGGAGAACACAGACCCTGTAAGGAATCTCTTCTGTCTTATGGAGTCGCAGCAGAGGGTGGGTAACGCTGCGCCTGGGATGGGAGgtggctgaaaaaaaatcacaagccTCATCTGTCAGATTTAAGCAAAAGACCAAATTTAGTTTAAACTGGTAACTGATCTAACAAACTGGTAATCACAGAGGAACTGCTATCTTGCTTTGCAGTTATTTGCTTTTAGTTGAGTTATTATTGTGTTATATTAACATGTATCACTCAGTCtggttttttggttggtttttgagTCCTTCCATGcaaacacagaattaaaatcataaaattgttTCAATTGGAAGAGACAtctaaaggccatctagtccggcctccctgcagtgaacaggaacacccacagctccatcagtgctcagagccccatcccctggCCTTGGGTATTTCCAGGGACAGgacacccaccacctctctggccaacctgtgccactgcctcactaccctcgttgtaaaaaacttttccttataacccatctaaatctcccctctttacgtttgaaagcatttttccttatcctgtcacagcagaccctgttaaagagtctgtccccttccttaCAGCCCCacttagatactgaaaggccagGATCAGGCCTCTCCAGAGCTGccttttcatttccatgttCCTGGCTGGGGCTCCTGGCAGTTTAGAGCTGGTGGGTGAATTCAGTGCTTTTGCTGTGGTACCTCTGGATGAAAGAGCGAGTGTGAGCTGGCTTAGGAAGTTGTCACAGGGATGACCTGGATGATGGAGAACAGGGGACAGATGCTCTTCTTTAATGTCTTCTTGTTGCAGAATTCACTGCTGGAGAGTTCTTCCCTCTTTCCGGAGTTAGCAAACAAAAGCACCCAGTGTGACTCTGAAATCCCCCTTCAGAATGGACTCATGGCCTCTGCCAGCACTTACCCATACACCTTCTCCAACGGGGACGTGTGGAGCATGCACGCCGACCCTGATGGTAACCCAGGCCACGTGCTGCCCTACGGCAGCCCCGCACTCCCTGACGCTCAGCAGTTCTGGGGCGCCTACAAGGAGCAGGGCCACCAGACGCTCTCTGAACTGAAGCGGCAGCGCGCTGCAGCCAAGCTCCTCAACCACCCCTTCCTCAGCACTCACTTTGGCAGTGGTGTGGGGGGAGTCTCCGAGAACGGGGGTGAGGCCAAGTCACACCTAATTGCATCCAGGACTTCTCCCTACAGCTCCAATGGGACCTCGGTGTATTACACAGTGTCCAGTGGGGAGCCACCCCTCTTGAAATTCAAAGCTCCCATggaggaaatggaagagaaggTGCATGGGTGCTGCAGGATTTCCTAGTTCCACCTGTTACTCGCCTCGGAGGAAACGAGAAGGGAGTGGGCTGGTAGGATCTATCACCACGGCCAGGTTGTTTGCATTCCAAGGGGAGAATCTGGTTATGGACATCCTGACTGAGGCAGTCTCCTTCATCTTGAATTGTACTTTACCCTGCTAGTTACTTCCATTGAAGTCAAATGAGTAATGCAGGTGGAGCAAGGCTCTCAGGAGAGGAAGGGATATGCATCAatatgatataaaaaaaaataaagatgccTACGTCTCTCTCCCTGGGGAAGAAGGTATGGTGCACTGTCTCCCCATCCTTGGGAAGTCATGGGAGGGCTTGGAAAGAAGAAGTGATCTGATTTAAAATCTTTGCATCTGAGCCTCTTGCTGCAAGCCACCATGCTTCCTGAGGGTAACAGTTCAGACCTGAATTTTCACTCCTGGTGATGCACGTTTCCTGGAGGGGGGAGATCAGCCCGATGGGAGGTTTGCAAGTGGACAGAGCTGTTTTCCGTGCATCTGGATCCTGCATCTACAGGGGCTGAGCAACAAGCAAGTGTGGATACTACATGTAGGTACTACGCTTGCTGTAGGAAGTTTGCAAGGTGTTGTCTCCTTGCAGTGACAGCTCACCATCAGAAACTACGTGCTGGCTGGGTCCTGTTCTGCTCATCGAAACTCACACTGCAGACTGCATCAGGTTCAAAGCAGAACTCTTCCTGGAGCAGGCGTCACTCAGCAGGCTTTACAACTGACGTTGCAATAAGGGGCCCTGGCAATAGAATTTTACTGCAATAAAATACTGACAAAGGTCTATATTGGGATAAGTAATTTAAAACACTTATTTGTACTATTTAGATTTCAAtttgtttaaaactgaaagGACTTTTGCTGATCTCACTTTCCTATTGATTGTTTGTTTACCCTGTATGCTCAGCACAGATACTTGGGGTGATGTCCTTTGTGTTCTGACTTTTCTGGATGTCCAGAACCACAGGGCTCGGGAGGGGCAAAGAGGAAGGGCTTGCCTGCACTAATCCAGAAAAGCCTGAAAGCATTTCTAATCTCTGTAGGTGTTACCTTGTGTTAACCTGAAGTCTTTGGCTGATGAGTAACTTAAATCATTGCTTTGGTAGTTGAACAttgcagcaggagaggagacTTCTTTGCCTTTATTTCCAGCTTCCATGCTGAAGTCATCGGCATCCGTCGGAACAAGGCTTGAGTGCCTCTGTGTGTTGGGTAGTCAGCATGCAGCACTTAGAGAagcctctgctgcagggaggtgggCACACCAACACTGGTGTTCAAATGCAGTTCGTGTTAGTTCAGGCATACATGAGAAACTCTTGCGTGGTATAACGTGCAGTTTTGGCATTGGCTTTTCCAGCAAGTGGAAGTTTCAGCATACCTTGTGGAGGTGAAGGAAAAATGGCCACAGTTGAGCTTACGAGGTTCCATCTGCAGGAACAGTTGTTTGTAAACGTTCAGCCctctttctgcacagaggagCTATTGCACACATAAATGTTTGCCTGCATGAGTATGAGTTGCTTTGGACAGCTGACATCCcaggctgagcacagcctgTCTGGGTCTCTGTAAGCCAGCAATGGATTGAATCCTGCttgctgtgatgctgctgtgcttcagccaaacaacagaaaatgcagcttcCACCCATCAGCCTTTTAGCTGCAGCTGTTAGACATCAGTGTAACATTCCTCCCCTCCACAGCTTTAGGAACAAACTGGAAAACTGCAGCAGTTGgtctgatttcattttattattatttttttgaaacttTCATTCAGTTAAAGACAAAGGGGTTCTTCGTATGTTTGAAACAGAGAAGTTGGGCGTTTTCTAGCACAGTGCCAGACAGCTTGCACTGCTGAGCTTCTCTGTGACTGGAACACATCAGCATAAGACCAAAAAATACTTCTTGTGCTTAACTTCAAGGGAAATGAAAAGCCACTCTCTGGTAGAAAGAGGGTAATTTGGTAACTGGACAGACTTTACAGCATCCGTGCGTCGTTAACAGGGGGTCTTGTGATCACCTAGAGAAAATCCATCTGAGATGATATCAAGTGTAGCTGTGTGTTACTGTGTGGGGGAGATGATCTTTCAGGTGCCTCTGCTCTCGCATGGTGTTGGGGATTGTCTCCTCACATCCGTCCCCCTGAGAATTCTGGACTCAGTGTAGAATTTTTTGGTGCTGCTACTCACTAGGTGCAAAATACATGGTGCAAATTCAGCCCAGCTGATGCCTTCCTTTGTTGTTGGACCATTCTCCTTCTCAGAGCAGTTTTGTACTATCGAGTGTATTGAATCCTCTGTAACTCCATGCAGATGAAAAGGAGGCACTTGAGTGCAACAGTGCAAAGTAGTTTGAGGTTTGCTTTCACTGAGAGCTGTTGATAGATTGAAGCTGTAGGAAGCCAGTCCATTTTAGACCAACAGATTTTACTTAATTGCTATTTCACTCTGTTTATATGTGAAGCCTGGGGAATTCTTAATTCTAGCTGTGATCTTGAGCAAAGCAGCAATTGATTTACTGTCAGGAGAAAGATGCTATAGATTCTAGATTATTCATCATCCCCTTAATTGGTCTTTGTGTTGTAATTGTAAAATTGGCCATAATAAACTCTTCCAGCATTACCACTGCAAGGTAACATGCTCACTGAAGTCTGATGCTGTCTGGTTGGATGGAATTAATTCTCATTTAGATGGCACAGTCAGTAATCGATAAATGCTCCAGAATTTGTTCCTTAGCCACGTCTTTATCTCCCTGTGGCTTTGGGCTGCAGTTGCATCAGGATGGGACTTGGGAGGACTGTGGAACAGTGACCTAAGGTAGATACACACCTTTGTGTCGGTGACGTTCTGGATGTAGCGGTCGgtgcctgcagagcactggCAAATAAGCTCAGGGAAGGCTGGCagttctgcctgcagagctgctggttgTAGGTCTGGGATGAGTGATTCTGTAAAACAGGTTTTCTGCCTGCTTCTGGCAGCGTGTTTTGTAGAGGCTGACGTTGGAGGGGATTAATAAACGCGTGGAAGTTCTTCTATGTGCATTGTAGGAGCTTACCTCTTGGAGCAGGGCTCTTAACTGCAAAACTTAGCAATGTTGTAACAGTAGTGCTTTCTGTATCTGTCTGTTTGAATAAAGGCTCTCCTAGTGGAAAGGTCTGAAGTACACAGCAGAAGGTGCATTGGCTAATTCACTAGATCTTCGTTTTGCTAAAAAGCTGTGGAAACAATGAATTGTGTTGATTGGCATATCAAGCACTTGGCTTATTAGAGGGAGATTTTAGGAGTTTTACACTGTAATCAGTGATGCTAGGTTCAGTAATGCTCTAAATACAGATTCAAGGTCAGATCAGAGTCACGCTTTCATCAGCAGTAGCCTAAGGTTGTAGTGGTTCATGAAGGCCATGCAAAGATCTGAGGAGTGCAGTACTGGCCTGCTGTAGCTAGAGCTGCACGTGGGAATGACCTCCCTACTTGCAGAATCTTCCTTGCTTCCTATGTCAAAAGACTTGACttagctgcaaaaaaaaaagtgtctctCAAAATAGCATCTCTACTTTACTGAGCTCAGCCAGGGAAGTCCCAGCAATGAAATGTCAGATAAGGGCTTAAGCACAATTGCTGGGATCTGTGTGACTTCAGGCCTGGATCTATGCTTGGTGTACCCAGTGGTGTGATTTTAGCTCAGTGTCACTTCTGTGGTGCTCTGGAATCCTACAACCCTCTGTTCTGTCAAGAAGGGACTCCAGCTGGTGTGATGCTGTAGCAGGTGTGGCTGGGCACCCAGAGGCTGAAGAACTCCTGGTAGGGAAGGAGCAGAGCGTGGCAGTGGCAATGAGTCAGTGCAATCCATGGCAGAGGCAGTGAATTCTCTGGTGCACTGAGCAAGGTCTTATTTCATGGAGTTGCAGATGAAAGCACTTGTGATCTCCCAGCTGGCTTTACAAGTTTTGTTTGGTGTGCTTTTAGTTTAATCTTGGACCTCTGGTTACTCAAATCTTGCACACTGAAACACAGCTGGCAGTACCCTGAAATAAGAATAACTTAACTGAGAAAGCAACAGCACTGGTCTGTGGTGAGCTGTTGTGCATCTGCTGGAAGGTGTCCTCCCTGTGTCTGGGTATTTCTGTGCCTTATACTTGCTAAAATT from Gallus gallus isolate bGalGal1 chromosome 20, bGalGal1.mat.broiler.GRCg7b, whole genome shotgun sequence includes these protein-coding regions:
- the PPP1R16B gene encoding protein phosphatase 1 regulatory inhibitor subunit 16B — translated: MDAHVDLLTELQLLDKVPTLERLRAAQKRRAQQLKKWAQYEKEMQHKKRKHEKKRNAVNRKKVSFEASVALLEASLRNDLEEVCYLLKSNISPDLCNEDGLTALHQCCIDNYEEIVKLLLSHGANVNAKDNELWTPLHAAATCGHINLVKILIQHGADLLAVNADGNMPYDLCEDEPTLDVIETCMAYQGITQEKINEMRAAPEQVMICDIHDILATGQDLNRTDAQGATLLHIAAANGYLHAAEVLLDQGASLDVKDWDGWEPLHAAAFWGQMQMAELLVSHGASLSARTSLDEMPIDLCEEEEFKVLLLELKHKHDVIMKSQMRHKSSLSRRTSSTGSRGKVVRRASLSDRTNLYRKECEKEAIVWQQLGAAEEGRNSGLIGEIGETRSDQENTDPNSLLESSSLFPELANKSTQCDSEIPLQNGLMASASTYPYTFSNGDVWSMHADPDGNPGHVLPYGSPALPDAQQFWGAYKEQGHQTLSELKRQRAAAKLLNHPFLSTHFGSGVGGVSENGGEAKSHLIASRTSPYSSNGTSVYYTVSSGEPPLLKFKAPMEEMEEKVHGCCRIS
- the PPP1R16B gene encoding protein phosphatase 1 regulatory inhibitor subunit 16B isoform X1 — its product is MDAHVDLLTELQLLDKVPTLERLRAAQKRRAQQLKKWAQYEKEMQHKKRKHEKKRNAVNRKKVSFEASVALLEASLRNDLEEVCYLLKSNISPDLCNEDGLTALHQCCIDNYEEIVKLLLSHGANVNAKDNELWTPLHAAATCGHINLVKILIQHGADLLAVNADGNMPYDLCEDEPTLDVIETCMAYQGITQEKINEMRAAPEQVMICDIHDILATGQDLNRTDAQGATLLHIAAANGYLHAAEVLLDQGASLDVKDWDGWEPLHAAAFWGQMQMAELLVSHGASLSARTSLDEMPIDLCEEEEFKVLLLELKHKHDVIMKSQMRHKSSLSRRTSSTGSRGKVVRRASLSDRTNLYRKECEKEAIVWQQLGAAEEGRNSGLIGEIGETRSDQENTDPVRNLFCLMESQQRNSLLESSSLFPELANKSTQCDSEIPLQNGLMASASTYPYTFSNGDVWSMHADPDGNPGHVLPYGSPALPDAQQFWGAYKEQGHQTLSELKRQRAAAKLLNHPFLSTHFGSGVGGVSENGGEAKSHLIASRTSPYSSNGTSVYYTVSSGEPPLLKFKAPMEEMEEKVHGCCRIS